The following DNA comes from Capsicum annuum cultivar UCD-10X-F1 chromosome 7, UCD10Xv1.1, whole genome shotgun sequence.
TTCTCTTTGGCTTTCAAGATTTGCGTTTCCAGTCGAGCAGTATGATAAAATCAGTACGCATGTTTTCCGTGTAGCCAGTAATCTGGCCAGAGGAAAACGACTTGCGCTTGCTCCTGCTGTTCTTTCAAGCATATATAGGGATTTGAGCTTGTTAAGAGAGGCTATGACGATCTCTACGTCAAGTAAGAATAAAGATGACAGGAACAGATTTCAAATTCTAGGATTTTGTCTTTCATCGCCATTGCTCTTTATTCAAGCTTGGGCTTGGGAAAGGTTGGTAGTTTTGCGTCCAAAGCAGGCTGGCAATTACAATATGGTTGGTGGAGCGAGAATAGGGCGATGGCACGATGTGAAAAGATCAGGTGTTATTAATGTGAGGGCTGCAATCGACTCGTCTGCAGAGACATTTCAGTGGAGGCCATATGCCTTGTCTGTGGAAGGCTCGTCAGTGCCAAAATTTTACAAGGAAACAGAAGAGTGGGAGATAGTGGAAAATTTTGGACCAAGAATTAGAGTCCTTTATTCGATGCTTGCGGGTGTCGGTTCTTGTTGGTTTTGATTGTCAAGAGCCCTATCGACCAAATCGTGTAGCAATGCAGCTTGGATATGATCAGGACTTCCCAAAATGGATTCCTCGCTCGCCTTTAATTCCTCAACTTGCCTGGAACAACTATAGCAGACCCTCTGATTCTGATTTGAGgttattctatccatctaggttGTTAGAGCCGGATGTGTCTACAAAGTATTTGAAATGGTGGAGAAAAGAAGTATTACCACTAGTTGATGCATTCGAAGGCTTGTCTAAGGAACAAAGGAGTAAAACAAGATTGAAGCTGCTTTCTAACAATTATGATTCTCCTAGTCTACCCACTAAATGTCAATTGAAACAAGTGGAGAATTACCCTGGTTCCTCCAAAGTACCCTGATGCTCCTCCTGGTTTTCCTCCAAAGTACACTGCTGCTGCTCCCGGTTTTCCTCCAAAGTACCCTGATGTTCCTCCCAGTTTTCCTCCAAAGTACCCTGCTGCACCTCCTGGTTTTCCTCCAAAGTACCCTGGTGCTCCTCCTGGTTTTCCTCCCAAGTCTGGTGGGGAAAATGACAAGAAGAATTTGTCTATGGTGGTTTCGCAAACATTGGCTTGTGATGTTGTGCCTCGTGGTTTAAGGGAGAAGCATAATGCAGGAAAAGGCATTCACACATCCACTGAGGCACATGACAGTAGCAGTGTAGTTCCTCCCAGCTGCATTGTGGAATATGGCAAGGAGAATTTATCCATGGAAGTTTGTCAATCAGCGGCTCGCTATATTGCGCCTCCTGGTTCAACGGAGAAGCACAATGACTGTGAACATGACAGAACTGAGAATAACAGTACAGCCCACAATCTTGTTGTCGGCGAGCAGGGAGGAGGGGAAAGAACAATCTGTGATGAGGTTATAGAGGATATAGAACTTTATCTTAGTGAGATAAAAAGATACACAACTCCACATGCACGAAATAATCATTAACACAGGGTAATTATCCAACAAGATACCGCATAGCAATTTATGAAAACGACAATAGTTTAATTAACAAATCTCTAACCCAAGTCCCATACTAAGttcatggagcatctaaacaAAATTACATGAGTTCAACTAATGGGCATGCAAACCCAACGAAAGGAAATATAagctaaaaataactaaagatgAATGATAATGTGAAGGCTCACCTCAATGACAAAGTCCACACGTAAAGACAGTCAGCCACGAGCCTCTCTCCGCAACTGTATCTGCaggtatgcaagtaaggagtgagctatataaatataacccagtaagatcctCGATTCTCTACTTTAATACCCCtggaacaagtgttagaaaatacaaaatacacgAATAATATGTACATAAAATCTATCATAAAGTAATATCAATATGATCTATAGAAAGTTCGAAAATGTCACTCTATATCTCAATTCAATTCATTCTCACGACTTGTCATAAACGGCAGTGAAGGTGATCGGCCTAACACCCCGAAAAGTCCATGACATCATATATAATGCCCAAAAAGTCTACTACGGCAGCATGTacaagcccctaacatattacggcagcataggtaatgcccctaacatattacgacagCATAAGTAATGTCTCTAACATATTACGGAAGCATAGGAAATGCCGCTAACATATTACGGAAACCTTAGTAATGTCCTtaacatattacggcagcataAGTAATGTCCCTAACATATTAAGGCAGCATAggtaatgcccctaacatattacaacATCATAGGTAATGTCCCTAACATATTACGCAGCAtaagtaatgcccctaacatattatggCAGCTATATATGCCCCTAGagactataacaacaacaatgaaaatacATTCAACGCCCCAACCTCACCTCACATTTCACCTCTAAATAATTCTCAATACACTCCCCAAAATACATGTCCACAGCTAGTCAAAGGCCACAAATTCTACCAAGTTCACGCTTGTCCCAATAAATGGACTAggtagaaaaatataatttttataaatcaaatttaaaaaacaagcatcaaagcttaaagtctcacttacctcgctaAAGACAAGTTCAACAACCTCACTATGCACAGAACACCAACCAAATAGCCTTCAATAGCTTCAATctaaacaaaatattaaataacaatattaattatgttaGTTTGGGATTAAATCTCAATATCCCCAACTTTAGAACTTAGAGCTAAACCTTAATATCTCACACTGTTATATTGAATTAAGAATAATCCAACAAGAGGAAGCTTCCAAAACAaaactttaatttcaaaatacTTGTCAACAATTTCATCACTACTCAATCCTTATGCACCATAAATATTCCCTATTTGATAGTTTGTTCAAGGAAATAGCAGTAGCATCATCAACATTCTTCACAGCTTCCGGTGGAACATAATTTGGTCTTTCATTCTTAGAGGATTTAGAAGCAATTTGAGAGTTACTACGATAAAGACAACTTATTGTAACAACCAGTGAAATTTAATGGGTTTTCAAACAGGAAATGCTTTCGGACAGCAGCAGATATGCCTCTTCTTTGAATTTTTTGCTACTATTAATCAATGCAAAACCCTACCACCGGAGGGAAGATAAGCTATTCAAAAATCTCCAGTTACTATGACCTAACTCAACTGATGGTCCGActacattcttttttattttttatgctgTTTTGCTTTCTGTTTTCCCAAGGataaaagatcatatatatatatatatatatatctatatatcccTAGTACCGTGAAACTAAAAAGCTTTTGGCTTGCCCCCTCTTTAATTCCTTAATTAATTGGTTATAATTATCAATTAACCCTTCATTAAATGGAAATAGAGTAATAAGTTGGCCATTACACTTTCTATTAACTTAGAGGAGTGGTGTTGCTCTTCATTTCTAAGCTTTCAAGTTTCAGGCAATTGATTTTAAGTATCTACGGATTTTGCTCTATGTTAAATTATGTCATTTCATCATTATTCTTTTCCTTCCTCGAAAGAAGAGAGGAACAATTAACATATCTAATTCTATAAGTTGAAGACAAGATATCAAACTTGGAAAAAGGAAACATTTTATAACAAATCAAATTTTGAGCTGAACTGAAAATTTCGAGCTAACGAATATCCAAATTAATAATTCACACAAACAGCTAGATTCGGTttaatgaaagaaaattaaaaactttAAACTAATGCtccaagaaataatttaaaataccaCAATGAAGACATTTTACCTCACATTTTACCCCTCCAGACCCTGTCCAACTGAAAAAAATCCAATCCATTTACACAATCAATAAATGAAATTGTGTgatgaattgatttttttttagttaagttGGGTCTCGAGAGGtaaataaaaggacaaaattcagaaataacatacttatccccttaattatgagtttcatagcaacagtttcataattacataatatagcaagttgtactttgtatttttgcaaactgttgctacaaaaatacaaatacataaggtttttactgcccttatgatcgatatgtattttatatttttgcaaactgttgctacaaagatacaaatacatacaaatacatattctacaaaatgtaatttgataaaagtgttgttattttttgtaatttaatacttaagtatactactttatgtattttttcctgaATAAATGGGTGAGATAATTTTTAAACACgtcttattatttgaaattaaaaagaaGGCATTAGTTTTGACTTGGTAGATGGGGAGGGTATATGTACACTGCCCACTTGAAATTACACTAATAGAGGGGCATGTATTTATCTCTTTTGCTGTTGTTAtataatatatagaaaatatgGACGAGAtcgtattttatatttatttgaaattttcaccAAGAGTAGTAGCTGATAAGAATGAATTTACATCACTATTGACTATTTCTCCTAGTAAGACCGGCTTTGTTACTGTTGAATGTTTTTTGACGCTCATATCGAAGAAAAAAAGAATCATTTAGCATTTATAGTCTCCATTAAGATTTGAACATTTGGTCATGCAACTGTTCATTCAACTTcatttattccatccttagttaATTAACCATAATCTAATCATAAGTTGATATAAATGAGTTATAAATTCTAGGAAAAGAAGGAACATCTCATCATCTTCCGTTCATTCCAAAGCAAGTAAaagttctttctttctttctttctttctttctttctttctttatcgCTTCCAACATTTACAAAGATCCAAATACTACCTGCGAAAAAACTAGATCTAGAGAATAATGCAGTAACGTAACGCTGTGAAACTGAGATTTTCGACATATCAAGAAAACACCCGGTATTGACATgacttaataattattaaataacataatttacatttattataaaatatgtataggAGGTCTTATTTAATATATGTTTCTATGAAATCTTTGTCAAGAGTGATATTATGAGAAGCATATAGTAATCTTTTCGTCATTTCTTTTTACTTGTCATGCTTTTCTTTTTGAGAGTCagatgatataattttttatcaatattttaaaatatacttttcatcatattgatatgagaaaaagTGCAATTTATAGTTAATTTTTTGagtatctaaatttaattttaaaattttgtgttaaTATAAAATGATTTAGCTTTGAAAATTGGGATAAGGCACAAGTATCTTTCAAACTGTACTCGAAATTCAAGTGACATAACTAAACTTCACGGGGCCTTACTGCCCCCTAagctcatttttctattttttttgctctttttgtGCTGCCGTAGCTGCCAACTAGCAAAATATTTTATGTTCATTTTGTGTTTGACTTGACAGTCCATGAGCACAAAGCGAGtacaaaaatacaattaaatgagtttagggggtaataggacccccataAAGTTTAGGTGTGTCGCTaggatttcaaaaaaaattttaggGGAGAGGGGAAGGGATATTTGTGTCTTATCTTTTGAAAATTAGTCAACTTGACTTTCAAAAAATGAAACGAGTATTAAGATAGGAATGCTTTTATATCATTGTTGACCATTTCTTCTTGTAAGACTAATTTGATTAACGCTGAAGTTATTTCAAATTCACTGTTTAAATCCTTAATTACTTCTCCATAATCCATTCATTAATTGACATTATGGAATAATAATCTGAAGTGAAGTACAGTAATTTAgttaggcataatacataatcAGGATctttaacttgtcaccaaattATAACTATGTCCTTTAACTTTATCAGTGCACaaataggccctttaactatataaaagtttAACAAAAAAAACTCCAATTCTACAACTTACATGCATGAAACTCAATCGCTCCAACGT
Coding sequences within:
- the LOC107856300 gene encoding protein MAINTENANCE OF MERISTEMS-like, with the translated sequence MESVHHSVWKAAGVYDAIKGLVYNVHTDKHLIFGLAERWCCDTSTFVFPWGEATVTLEDIMILGGFSVLGGPVWFPLQSPELVEIEQNLEKARIFAFPVEQYDKISTHVFRVASNLARGKRLALAPAVLSSIYRDLSLLREAMTISTSSKNKDDRNRFQILGFCLSSPLLFIQAWAWERLVVLRPKQAGNYNMVGGARIGRWHDVKRSGVINVRAAIDSSAETFQWRPYALSVEGSSVPKFYKETEEWEIVENFGPRIRVLYSMLAGVGSCWF